From one Dermacentor silvarum isolate Dsil-2018 chromosome 3, BIME_Dsil_1.4, whole genome shotgun sequence genomic stretch:
- the LOC125944258 gene encoding uncharacterized protein LOC125944258 has product MGNLVTAAGEDAGENGTNQLLGSAFAEAEAPSEVPSSQRQEERTTATHGGGAMARRGHKTSRQPSPTHVSLGSSASLVPKVARSFHQAAQRGGSARGQGPDLRARRQPPRVAVTAPKHQAWPRQAAAVAARSRRPRASPSSPPYLAPVAENLSPGSPSDEQRMLPRPQLSPPVSAPEIRRPSEQRDDRPPALPVDAIVNSALPPRRLSAFRRLLQFKRALLLSGVTLSLATTILTVLTWKLLNEPLGDDVARNASYLAQMLLLTGGDAVHGSPDNASIVGANESASLSGEAAGISAAPGGDDAAPLF; this is encoded by the exons ATGGGGAACCTGGTAACCGCTGCTGGCGAGGATGCCGGTGAGAACGGGACGAATCAGTTACTCGGAAGCGCTTTTGCGGAAGCAGAAGCACCCAGCGAGGTTCCTTCGAGCCAGCGCCAAGAAGAACGCACCACAGCGACGCACGGTGGCGGCGCAATGGCGCGGCGAGGTCACAAGACATCCCGGCAGCCTTCTCCGACGCATGTCTCCCTGGGAAGCAGTGCGTCCCTTGTCCCAAAGGTGGCGAGGTCCTTCCACCAGGCAGCGCAGCGGGGTGGATCGGCGCGAGGTCAGGGTCCGGACCTGCGTGCGCGTCGACAGCCG CCCCGGGTGGCGGTCACGGCTCCGAAACATCAGGCATGGCCGCGCCAGGCCGCCGCGGTGGCAGCACGAAGTCGCAGGCCTCGCGCGTCACCCTCAAGCCCGCCTTACCTGGCGCCGGTGGCGGAGAACCTATCGCCGGGGTCGCCATCGGATGAGCAGCGCATGCTGCCTCGGCCACAGCTCAGCCCTCCGGTATCGGCGCCAGAGATTCGCCGTCCATCAGAG CAGCGAGATGACCGTCCACCAGCCTTGCCAGTGGACGCGATCGTCAACTCTGCCTTGCCACCCCGACGCCTGAGCGCGTTCCGACGCCTGTTGCAGTTCAAGCGAGCTTTGCTCCTGTCGGGTGTCACCCTGAGCCTGGCAACTACCATCTTGACAGTGCTTACGTGGAAGCTCCTGAACGAGCCGCTCGGAGACGACGTGGCGCGCAACGCCTCGTACCTGGCGCAGATGTTGTTGCTTACAGGCGGCGACGCGGTTCATGGAAGCCCAGACAACGCTTCCATAGTAGGCGCCAACGAAAGCGCGAGCTTATCCGGAGAAGCGGCTGGTATCTCGGCAGCACCTGGCGGTGACGATGCGGCGCCGCTATTTTAG